A window of Psychromonas sp. CNPT3 contains these coding sequences:
- a CDS encoding RluA family pseudouridine synthase, translated as MPHFVYNPPQTPYLDILYQDDDIVVLNKPAGLLSVPGREIKHRDSLALRILRVWPNACVVHRLDLATSGLIVLAMRKSAQSHIGRQFQQKVIAKTYFARVEGYIKEDAGLVDLPIRCDWENRPRQIVDFEQGKSSQTQWKVVSRENDSTLVELTPLTGRTHQLRVHMQQIGHPILGDDFYGSELAKKLSTQRLALHAAKISLIHPTTEERISFDCPVTF; from the coding sequence ATGCCACATTTTGTTTATAATCCGCCACAGACACCTTACCTTGATATTTTATATCAAGATGATGATATCGTTGTCCTTAATAAACCAGCGGGACTGTTAAGCGTACCGGGTCGAGAAATAAAACACCGCGACAGTTTAGCGCTGCGTATTTTACGTGTTTGGCCGAATGCTTGTGTAGTACACCGCTTAGATTTAGCCACATCAGGTCTTATTGTGCTTGCCATGCGTAAATCGGCACAAAGTCATATTGGCCGTCAATTTCAACAAAAAGTTATCGCTAAAACTTATTTTGCGCGTGTAGAGGGATATATTAAAGAAGACGCTGGTTTAGTTGATCTCCCGATTCGTTGTGATTGGGAAAACCGCCCTCGCCAAATTGTTGATTTTGAGCAAGGAAAAAGTTCACAAACGCAATGGAAAGTTGTCAGCCGTGAAAATGACAGCACCCTGGTAGAACTCACCCCGCTTACAGGGCGCACGCATCAACTGCGCGTTCACATGCAACAAATTGGTCACCCCATTCTTGGTGATGATTTTTATGGCAGTGAATTAGCTAAAAAATTATCGACACAACGGTTAGCTCTGCATGCTGCTAAAATCAGCTTAATACATCCCACGACAGAAGAGCGCATCAGTTTTGATTGTCCGGTTACATTTTAA
- the rapA gene encoding RNA polymerase-associated protein RapA — MTFSLGQRWISDAESELGLGTIVAIDARMLTLLFAASGEQRLYAITEAPITRVRYNIGDEILSHDDKKILVSEINEVDNLIVYIGTNLETDEQVTLKETFLNNFIKFNKPQDKLFAGKIDKFERFALRYKSFTNQYQQQKSNHRGLLGARVDLIPHQFYIAEEVGKRHAPRILLADEVGLGKTIEAGLIIHQQIITGRAKRVLIVLPENLQHQWLVEMMRRFNLHFSIFDDSRCSDAYVDGVNPFETEQLILCSINMLRKKVHFESALEADWDLLIVDEAHHLIWHKDKPSREYQVIEALANEIPGVLLLTATPEQLGHESHFARLRLLDPSRFFDYQTFVKEEATYKPVVDAVNLLLENKALSNEQQNAITELLSEQDVQPLLNSIEDLPPENSERQQAQHELITSLLDRHGTGRLLFRNTRAAIKGFPKRILKSIALALPDQYKTAMKVSKMLPSGTLEEQAFSSLYPEQMYQRFEGTTDNSWCAFDPRISWLIDLILQLKDEKILIITAQATTALAIEEALRTREAIKAGVFHEGLSLIERDKAAAYFAQTEGGAQVMICSEIGSEGRNFQFAHQLVLFDLPINPDLLEQRIGRLDRIGQHCDIQIYTPYLKDTAQAFLQNWYEDGLSAFTQTTPTGQMVYQKVKDKLITLLATCNNDDNEFSDLLSITRTENTRLKKQLEQGRDRLLEINSSGLLRKSDLIDDICEIDQRPEFTTFALQLFDVVGVQQEDQSDHCIVLRPTEHMLTANFPGLPDDGACVTFNRQIALSRDDVHFLSWEHPMITGGMEMILSSDTGTTSVAILKNNALPAATTFLELIYVVEAINTDNAQLSRFLPTTPIRLLLDKTGKDLGQNVTFDSFNRQLSPINRHISRKIANTSQPLIHQLIKDSLPIAQALMQDILSEAKKDMQQTLQGEHDRLQILQAVNPNIREEELVFIRDQQRSFESILDKTQLKLDAIRFIVSTQS; from the coding sequence ATGACATTTTCTTTGGGGCAACGCTGGATAAGCGATGCAGAATCAGAATTAGGCTTAGGCACAATCGTAGCTATTGATGCGCGCATGCTAACATTATTATTTGCAGCCTCTGGTGAACAGCGACTTTACGCTATTACAGAAGCCCCCATCACCCGTGTTCGTTATAATATAGGGGATGAAATATTAAGTCATGATGATAAAAAAATATTAGTTTCTGAAATAAATGAAGTCGATAATTTAATTGTCTATATAGGTACTAACCTAGAGACCGATGAGCAAGTCACTCTTAAAGAAACATTTTTAAATAATTTTATTAAATTTAATAAACCACAAGATAAACTTTTTGCCGGTAAAATTGATAAATTTGAACGTTTCGCTCTGCGCTATAAATCATTTACTAACCAATATCAGCAACAAAAATCCAATCACAGAGGATTATTAGGTGCGCGCGTTGATTTGATCCCACACCAATTTTATATCGCAGAAGAAGTCGGTAAGCGTCATGCCCCCCGTATTTTATTAGCTGATGAAGTGGGCCTTGGTAAAACCATTGAAGCGGGACTGATTATTCACCAGCAAATTATTACCGGTCGTGCCAAACGCGTTTTAATCGTGCTACCTGAAAATCTACAGCATCAATGGCTCGTAGAAATGATGCGACGTTTTAACCTGCACTTTAGTATTTTTGATGACAGTCGCTGCAGTGATGCTTATGTCGATGGCGTCAATCCTTTTGAAACAGAGCAACTTATTCTTTGTAGCATTAATATGCTACGTAAAAAAGTTCATTTTGAATCTGCTTTAGAGGCAGACTGGGATCTGCTTATTGTCGATGAAGCGCATCATTTAATTTGGCATAAAGACAAACCTAGTCGCGAATATCAAGTCATTGAAGCACTCGCAAATGAAATACCTGGTGTCTTATTATTAACAGCAACACCAGAGCAACTAGGCCATGAAAGTCATTTTGCACGCCTGCGTTTACTTGATCCTAGTCGTTTTTTCGATTACCAAACGTTTGTTAAAGAAGAAGCAACATACAAACCCGTTGTTGATGCGGTTAATCTACTTCTTGAAAATAAAGCCTTAAGTAATGAGCAGCAAAATGCCATTACTGAATTATTATCTGAGCAAGATGTACAACCCTTATTAAATAGTATTGAAGATCTTCCTCCTGAAAACAGTGAACGCCAACAAGCTCAGCATGAATTAATTACCAGTTTGTTAGACAGACACGGTACGGGGCGCCTACTTTTTCGTAATACGCGCGCTGCCATCAAAGGTTTTCCTAAGCGCATTTTAAAATCAATCGCGTTAGCACTACCCGATCAATACAAAACCGCGATGAAAGTCTCAAAAATGTTGCCATCAGGCACACTTGAAGAGCAAGCTTTTAGCTCTCTTTATCCTGAGCAAATGTATCAACGTTTTGAAGGCACTACGGATAACTCTTGGTGCGCCTTTGATCCACGTATTAGTTGGTTGATTGATTTAATACTGCAGCTTAAAGATGAAAAAATACTGATCATTACTGCGCAAGCCACGACGGCGCTTGCCATAGAAGAAGCATTACGCACACGAGAAGCTATTAAGGCTGGCGTATTTCATGAAGGTTTATCCCTAATTGAGCGCGACAAAGCAGCTGCTTATTTTGCACAGACTGAAGGTGGTGCACAGGTGATGATCTGCTCTGAAATTGGATCTGAAGGTCGAAACTTCCAATTTGCACATCAATTAGTCCTTTTTGATTTACCCATCAATCCGGATCTATTAGAGCAACGTATTGGCCGCCTCGATAGAATAGGTCAACATTGCGATATTCAAATTTACACGCCTTACTTAAAAGACACTGCACAAGCCTTTTTACAAAATTGGTATGAAGATGGGCTATCTGCATTTACGCAAACAACCCCGACCGGACAAATGGTATATCAAAAAGTAAAAGATAAATTGATAACGTTACTTGCCACTTGCAATAATGATGATAATGAATTTTCTGACTTACTAAGCATAACGCGCACTGAAAATACACGTTTGAAAAAACAGTTAGAGCAAGGACGAGATCGTTTATTAGAAATAAACTCAAGTGGACTTCTGCGAAAAAGCGACCTTATTGATGATATTTGTGAAATAGATCAACGCCCTGAATTTACCACCTTTGCGTTACAGCTTTTTGATGTGGTAGGCGTGCAACAAGAAGATCAAAGCGATCATTGTATTGTGCTACGCCCTACCGAGCACATGTTAACCGCTAACTTCCCGGGACTACCTGATGATGGTGCTTGTGTTACCTTTAATCGTCAAATTGCATTAAGCCGTGACGATGTACATTTTTTAAGCTGGGAACATCCGATGATCACCGGCGGGATGGAAATGATATTAAGCAGTGACACCGGGACTACCTCGGTTGCGATTTTAAAGAATAATGCATTGCCTGCTGCCACTACGTTTTTAGAGTTGATTTATGTTGTTGAAGCAATAAATACTGATAATGCACAATTAAGCCGTTTTTTACCGACAACGCCTATTCGCTTATTATTAGATAAAACAGGCAAAGATCTTGGCCAAAATGTTACTTTTGATAGCTTTAATCGACAATTAAGCCCTATTAATCGTCATATCAGTCGAAAAATTGCCAATACATCACAGCCCTTAATACATCAACTGATTAAAGATTCTTTGCCTATTGCCCAAGCATTAATGCAGGATATTTTATCTGAAGCGAAGAAAGATATGCAGCAAACACTGCAAGGTGAACATGATCGCTTACAAATACTGCAAGCCGTTAACCCTAATATTCGCGAAGAAGAATTAGTCTTTATTCGGGATCAGCAACGTAGCTTTGAAAGCATCTTAGATAAAACACAATTAAAATTAGATGCCATCCGCTTTATTGTTTCGACACAATCCTAA